A stretch of the Marinobacter sp. JH2 genome encodes the following:
- the mmsB gene encoding 3-hydroxyisobutyrate dehydrogenase has product MAKITFIGLGNMGAPMASNLVKAGHQVTVFDLSASAVEALVSEGASSAESGKAAAEGAECVITMLPAGKHVEAVYLGEDGLLSALPEGTLVIDSSTIAPETARSVAEEATAKGLAFIDAPVSGGVGGAKAGTLTFICGGEADTFEKAKPILESMGKNIFHAGPFGAGQVAKICNNMLLAILMAGTSEALALGAKNGLDPAVLSEVMKQSSGGNWALNVYNPWPGVMEGVPASRNYEGGFLVNLMAKDLGLAFDNAVTNQASIPMGSLARNLFQLHAGQGNGELDFSSILRLFQPE; this is encoded by the coding sequence ATGGCGAAAATCACGTTTATTGGTCTCGGTAACATGGGGGCTCCGATGGCCTCCAACCTGGTTAAAGCCGGGCATCAAGTCACTGTATTTGATTTGTCTGCATCGGCTGTTGAGGCTCTGGTTTCCGAAGGTGCAAGCAGCGCAGAGAGCGGAAAAGCGGCTGCCGAAGGTGCCGAGTGCGTCATTACTATGTTGCCTGCAGGCAAGCATGTAGAAGCCGTTTATCTGGGCGAAGACGGGCTGCTGTCAGCCTTGCCCGAAGGCACGCTGGTGATTGATTCCTCAACCATTGCGCCGGAAACAGCGCGCAGTGTAGCCGAAGAAGCAACGGCCAAAGGCTTGGCGTTCATTGATGCACCCGTCTCCGGAGGCGTGGGTGGAGCGAAAGCGGGCACTTTGACGTTTATTTGCGGTGGTGAAGCCGACACCTTCGAGAAGGCTAAACCGATTCTCGAAAGTATGGGCAAGAACATCTTCCACGCCGGGCCTTTCGGCGCAGGGCAAGTCGCCAAAATTTGTAACAACATGCTGCTGGCAATCTTGATGGCGGGCACCAGTGAAGCCTTGGCGCTGGGAGCTAAAAACGGTCTGGATCCCGCGGTGCTGTCTGAAGTCATGAAGCAAAGTTCGGGGGGCAACTGGGCATTGAACGTGTATAACCCTTGGCCGGGTGTCATGGAAGGGGTGCCTGCGTCACGGAATTATGAGGGAGGCTTTTTGGTGAACCTGATGGCGAAGGATTTGGGGTTAGCATTTGATAACGCCGTCACAAATCAGGCGTCCATTCCGATGGGTTCACTGGCTCGGAACTTGTTCCAGTTGCACGCAGGGCAGGGTAATGGCGAGCTGGATTTCTCAAGCATTCTAAGGCTTTTCCAGCCAGAGTAA
- a CDS encoding enoyl-CoA hydratase/isomerase family protein, whose translation MSDQPIVFEEWNTSDGARIAVARLNTPRNLNSLSMDMIRLLVPQLERWAEDPSVRAVWLEAEGEKAFCAGGDIVSLYRSMTESGKLSEGEQFFTDEYELDYLIHTFPKPIICWGNGIVMGGGIGLMVGASHRVVTENSKLAMPEVSIGLYPDIGAGWFLNRMPMRTGLFLGLTGARMNAADALFVNMADRFISQDRKAQVIDALKSVSWQNDNGHHVVSGVLKQFEQQSAEALPESPVRKHFDEIQQVTDAGSLEQVVAQLQELGSRDDWLGKTVKGVANASPTALALTWRHYHRSKLDSLKQVLDNELVLSKNCLKKGEFAEGIRALLIDKDMQPRWRYASLAEMDSQWIDEFFTLNAG comes from the coding sequence ATGAGCGATCAACCAATAGTCTTTGAAGAGTGGAACACCAGTGACGGTGCGCGCATCGCGGTGGCCCGGCTAAATACGCCTCGCAACCTCAACTCGTTGTCGATGGATATGATCCGGCTGCTAGTGCCTCAGCTGGAACGTTGGGCCGAAGATCCTAGTGTTCGCGCTGTTTGGCTGGAAGCAGAGGGTGAAAAAGCCTTCTGCGCGGGCGGGGATATTGTTTCTCTGTACCGGAGCATGACCGAATCCGGAAAACTGAGTGAGGGCGAGCAGTTTTTTACCGATGAGTATGAGCTGGATTATCTGATCCACACGTTCCCAAAACCCATCATATGTTGGGGCAACGGGATCGTCATGGGCGGTGGTATTGGCTTGATGGTAGGTGCTTCTCACCGAGTCGTGACCGAAAACTCCAAGTTGGCCATGCCAGAAGTCAGCATCGGCCTGTATCCGGACATCGGTGCGGGCTGGTTCCTGAACCGAATGCCCATGCGAACGGGCCTGTTTCTTGGGTTGACCGGCGCACGTATGAACGCTGCGGATGCGCTGTTTGTGAACATGGCTGACCGCTTCATCTCCCAAGATCGCAAAGCGCAAGTGATCGACGCACTGAAGTCGGTCAGTTGGCAAAACGATAATGGCCATCATGTGGTCAGTGGCGTGCTTAAACAGTTTGAGCAACAAAGTGCCGAGGCGTTGCCAGAATCTCCGGTTCGCAAGCACTTTGATGAGATTCAGCAAGTGACGGATGCCGGCTCATTAGAGCAAGTTGTCGCACAGCTGCAGGAGCTCGGCAGTCGTGATGACTGGTTAGGTAAAACCGTCAAAGGTGTAGCGAATGCCTCTCCAACCGCACTCGCGTTGACCTGGAGGCACTATCACCGAAGCAAGCTGGATAGCTTGAAACAGGTATTGGATAACGAATTGGTGTTGTCCAAGAACTGTTTGAAGAAGGGTGAGTTTGCCGAAGGCATTCGGGCCTTGTTGATAGATAAAGATATGCAACCACGGTGGCGTTATGCCTCATTGGCGGAGATGGACAGCCAGTGGATTGATGAATTTTTTACCCTGAACGCCGGATAA
- a CDS encoding enoyl-CoA hydratase, with protein MSELIQLEKRDHIAILTIANPPANTWTADSLAALKKTVAELNADQNIYALVVTGQGEKFFSAGADLKTFADGDRARANEMAQRFGEAFAALTGFRGVSIAAINGYAMGGGLECALSCDIRIAEEHAQMALPEASVGLLPCAGGTQNLPWLVGEGWAKRMILCGERVTAEKAQQIGLVEEVVPSGQSIEKALKLAEGACKQSPSSIARCKQLVMSARDGRSHSDGWRMERELFVELFHTEDQKEGVNAFLEKRKPEWKNQ; from the coding sequence ATGAGTGAACTTATCCAACTCGAAAAACGCGACCATATTGCGATTCTTACCATTGCCAACCCGCCGGCAAACACCTGGACGGCGGATTCGTTAGCCGCCCTGAAAAAGACGGTCGCAGAGCTTAACGCCGACCAGAACATCTACGCGTTGGTGGTGACCGGGCAGGGCGAAAAGTTTTTCTCCGCCGGCGCGGACCTGAAAACCTTCGCAGACGGCGATCGGGCCAGAGCCAATGAAATGGCTCAGCGCTTTGGTGAAGCCTTTGCCGCTTTGACCGGCTTCCGCGGTGTTTCAATTGCCGCTATTAACGGTTACGCCATGGGCGGCGGCCTGGAATGCGCGCTGTCCTGCGACATCCGCATTGCCGAAGAGCATGCACAGATGGCGCTGCCAGAAGCCAGCGTTGGTTTGTTGCCGTGCGCTGGTGGTACCCAGAATTTGCCTTGGTTGGTGGGCGAAGGCTGGGCTAAGCGCATGATCCTGTGTGGTGAGCGCGTGACAGCGGAAAAAGCGCAGCAAATCGGATTGGTGGAAGAAGTTGTACCTTCTGGACAATCGATAGAAAAAGCTTTGAAGCTGGCAGAAGGCGCTTGCAAACAAAGCCCATCGTCGATCGCTCGCTGCAAACAGTTGGTGATGAGTGCTCGCGATGGCCGCAGCCATAGTGACGGCTGGCGAATGGAGCGTGAGTTGTTCGTGGAGCTGTTCCACACCGAAGATCAAAAAGAAGGCGTAAACGCGTTTTTGGAAAAGCGTAAGCCGGAATGGAAAAACCAATAA